A single genomic interval of uncultured Pseudodesulfovibrio sp. harbors:
- a CDS encoding cation transporter: MTGSAQKLTAQQLEKEKAVFWAIVLDTTILVFFTIAGSLSGSMTAISEIIRFMLLLSIEYVSYVVLKRAHRDKFNEFEYGTGKIERITNLMVAFGLLLSSLYIFSKVISMSDSAPLSTNSLMLTIIAATVNLMANYYFSIAFIRSNQTESSVIISSQIAARIAKTVASVVVLGILMLTLWLPDPKSARIVDLLGSIFLIGYMVVIAYGLIKESLPEILDRTVPEPEHYQILRILTEHFDNYDGFTGYKARRSGKDLFILLNLGFFSQHTLAQIESRLTPLRQALEAELPGSTVTIEPEIMDKH; this comes from the coding sequence ATGACCGGTTCTGCCCAAAAGCTGACTGCACAACAGCTGGAAAAAGAAAAAGCCGTTTTCTGGGCCATTGTTCTGGACACGACGATTCTGGTCTTCTTCACCATCGCAGGCTCACTCTCCGGCTCAATGACGGCAATCTCCGAAATCATCCGGTTCATGCTGCTGCTGAGCATAGAATACGTGTCCTACGTCGTACTGAAACGCGCACACAGGGACAAGTTCAATGAATTTGAATACGGCACCGGAAAGATAGAAAGGATCACCAACCTCATGGTCGCCTTCGGCCTTCTCCTGAGCAGCCTGTATATTTTTTCAAAAGTCATCTCCATGAGTGACAGTGCGCCGCTTTCCACGAACAGCCTGATGCTGACCATCATTGCCGCCACGGTCAACCTCATGGCAAACTACTATTTTTCCATAGCCTTCATCCGGTCCAATCAGACGGAAAGCTCCGTGATCATTTCCTCGCAGATTGCCGCAAGAATAGCCAAGACAGTCGCATCGGTGGTTGTGCTGGGGATTCTCATGCTCACACTCTGGCTGCCGGACCCCAAATCGGCCCGCATCGTCGACCTCCTCGGGTCCATCTTCCTCATCGGCTACATGGTCGTCATCGCCTACGGCCTGATCAAGGAAAGCCTGCCGGAAATTCTGGACCGCACCGTTCCCGAACCCGAGCACTATCAAATACTCAGAATATTGACTGAACACTTCGACAATTATGATGGATTCACCGGCTACAAGGCCCGCAGATCAGGCAAGGATTTGTTCATACTCCTCAACCTCGGCTTTTTCTCCCAACACACCCTCGCCCAGATAGAAAGCCGCCTCACCCCCCTGCGGCAAGCCCTTGAGGCAGAACTCCCCGGCTCAACTGTCACCATTGAACCGGAGATCATGGACAAGCACTAG
- a CDS encoding HD domain-containing phosphohydrolase, whose product MKNDRKVLFVDDEQNILDTYRASLRRRFKVETALGPLEGLEKFKESGPYAVVVSDLKMPNMDGISFLSKVQEISPDTVRIMLTGHADLNSAISAVNEGAVFRFLTKPSPMDVMVRTLEIAMKQYSLVIAERELLRGTLRGSIKVLTDILGLVNPEAFGRSERVNRLAGYIGHHLNLKQTLYLDLAAMLSQLGCVTLTDTVMKKVYDGQELDAEEKQIFDMHPYVTAGMLSQIPRMDRVSEIILHQNDSLVDTPNLAIESRILKACLDYDTLIQKGLDKQDAIDSLRQREGVYDTKVVDILERGTAGEEGYVRRELGLSELHQGMILEEALWSVDEVHIMAEGTEVTETALLRIHNFMKAKRLPETIRVLIPVV is encoded by the coding sequence ATGAAGAATGATCGCAAAGTCTTATTTGTGGATGACGAGCAGAATATTCTTGATACATATAGAGCCTCTTTGCGTAGGCGTTTCAAGGTGGAGACGGCTTTGGGGCCGCTGGAAGGGCTGGAGAAGTTCAAGGAATCCGGGCCATACGCGGTAGTCGTGTCAGATTTGAAGATGCCGAATATGGATGGCATTTCATTTCTTTCAAAGGTGCAGGAGATTTCGCCGGACACGGTCAGGATCATGCTGACAGGGCATGCCGATCTCAATTCCGCTATTTCCGCTGTGAACGAGGGGGCTGTTTTTCGCTTTTTGACAAAGCCGAGTCCTATGGATGTCATGGTGCGTACATTGGAAATCGCCATGAAACAGTATTCGCTGGTGATTGCCGAACGCGAATTGCTGCGCGGGACATTGCGAGGGAGCATCAAAGTGCTCACCGACATTCTCGGCCTGGTGAATCCCGAAGCCTTCGGGCGAAGTGAGAGGGTGAACCGATTGGCCGGATATATCGGGCACCATCTGAATTTGAAGCAGACGCTCTACCTCGATCTCGCCGCCATGCTGAGTCAGTTGGGATGTGTGACCCTGACGGATACCGTTATGAAAAAGGTATACGATGGGCAGGAGCTGGATGCGGAAGAAAAGCAGATATTCGACATGCATCCATACGTCACTGCGGGCATGCTTTCCCAGATACCGAGGATGGACAGGGTTTCCGAGATCATCCTGCATCAGAATGACAGTCTGGTAGACACTCCCAATCTGGCGATTGAATCCAGAATCCTGAAGGCATGCCTTGATTATGACACCTTGATCCAAAAGGGGCTGGACAAGCAGGATGCCATTGATTCGTTGAGGCAGCGTGAGGGAGTCTATGACACAAAGGTCGTTGATATTCTGGAGCGGGGGACCGCAGGTGAGGAAGGATACGTGCGCCGGGAACTCGGACTTTCAGAGCTGCATCAGGGGATGATTCTGGAGGAGGCTCTCTGGAGTGTCGATGAAGTACACATCATGGCCGAGGGGACTGAAGTGACTGAAACGGCACTTCTCAGGATTCACAATTTCATGAAAGCCAAAAGGCTTCCGGAGACGATCAGGGTGCTGATTCCTGTCGTCTGA
- a CDS encoding response regulator codes for MKRNILFVDDEQSVLDGFRTMMHLKRKEWKCHFAISGQDGLELLKKETFDVVIADMRMPGIDGADFLAKVAKRQPGAIRMILSGYSDMPSLLKSAKIAHQFLSKPCSSDKIIKTIQQVLDLRKILADDSIRSVVARLDALPVVPDLFIQICEELQAAEPNLKLIAKMIERDVGISATLLKVVNSSFFGFYEHVSSPARAVTLLGTETVKGLVLGVHFLNEIDISALPDYSVAKLWEHSLQTGCFAKCIASMETDDKQFVDDCFLAGILHDVGKLIFVTNMDEVYLPVLECVRANGGPVNLCENEELGVGHADVGAYLIGLWGFKKDVVEGVCGHHSPELFGPGLTTSLVVHVANSIQHDLGVRFSDYVYSQINEKYLDEIGLGNRLETWQGVCKEKWSEHEE; via the coding sequence ATGAAGCGAAATATACTTTTTGTGGATGATGAGCAGTCCGTGTTGGATGGTTTCCGAACCATGATGCATTTGAAGCGGAAGGAGTGGAAGTGCCACTTTGCCATCAGCGGCCAGGATGGACTTGAGCTCCTGAAAAAGGAGACATTCGATGTCGTGATTGCCGATATGCGTATGCCGGGTATCGATGGAGCCGATTTTCTGGCCAAAGTTGCAAAACGTCAGCCCGGAGCCATTCGCATGATTCTGTCAGGGTATTCCGATATGCCGTCTTTGCTCAAATCTGCCAAGATCGCACACCAGTTTTTGAGCAAGCCATGCAGTTCGGATAAGATAATAAAGACAATTCAGCAGGTGCTTGATTTGAGGAAAATCCTTGCAGACGATTCAATCCGATCTGTGGTGGCTCGTCTGGATGCTCTGCCTGTCGTGCCCGACCTGTTTATTCAGATTTGTGAAGAGTTGCAGGCGGCTGAACCGAATCTGAAACTCATTGCCAAAATGATTGAAAGAGACGTCGGTATTTCTGCCACGTTGTTGAAAGTCGTTAATTCTTCCTTTTTCGGGTTTTATGAACACGTTTCTTCGCCCGCCCGTGCCGTGACGTTGCTCGGTACTGAGACTGTGAAGGGATTGGTGCTGGGGGTGCATTTTCTGAATGAGATAGATATATCGGCGCTCCCTGACTATTCCGTTGCGAAACTGTGGGAACATTCGTTGCAGACAGGGTGCTTTGCAAAGTGCATTGCCTCAATGGAAACGGATGACAAGCAGTTTGTTGATGACTGTTTTCTCGCGGGGATACTTCATGACGTCGGGAAGCTTATATTCGTGACGAATATGGACGAAGTTTATCTGCCTGTTCTGGAATGTGTCAGGGCCAATGGTGGACCTGTAAATCTTTGTGAAAATGAAGAGTTAGGGGTGGGGCATGCAGACGTAGGGGCATACCTGATCGGCTTGTGGGGATTCAAGAAGGATGTCGTTGAAGGTGTGTGCGGACACCATTCTCCCGAGTTGTTCGGGCCAGGGTTGACGACTTCGCTCGTTGTGCATGTAGCGAACTCCATACAGCATGATCTTGGTGTGCGTTTTTCGGACTATGTTTATTCTCAAATAAATGAGAAATATCTGGATGAGATCGGACTGGGAAACAGACTGGAGACCTGGCAAGGGGTGTGTAAGGAGAAGTGGAGTGAGCATGAAGAATGA
- a CDS encoding ATP-binding protein, with translation MKTMPSSSSDNSRNTSGADNQARRDGSSFSRLFSVSLLAFFVLQVLVGTAVIVLFIGNEMSKMQVVNVKSELSGRSQRLISYLEDRLLILHDYSKLPVLVTGVMQPDDHLANTVEFIESLDFLNSEAQFTLQDFQGKLIYSNWPFRDSSPSDSFQKLMNSELEEVVTSVVVPEGALDCCYWKLSVSVTYQGLPEGVFSAYLPIRIGEIFPEVREDVRVALQAGGKVIALRGEVAEPTIALESDIGFPGIILQQAVSKQAINDRIEFLVLVMIASLALGTGLVLGVVRYIGKKILLVPHERLQAMRDELEKEVEKRTADLKMRTVQLSIEIRERREAEVEARETGQLVSALLEGIGAAFLIIDPENNKIIRSNAVVHKMFGLAPWQLSEQSCLDLFSGFPDSMTAFSCPETINVETYTEGIAKHVDGHTFPVSRYLVPMEIQGQAHIGVIVFDVTERKNLERRLNVAQKLESVGELASGIAHEINTPIQYVGDSVRFVQEATSDIVEILKVEAELIESCKDAGEFQELIQRIEALAEDADLEFVIDEIPNACTRALEGTERVASIVRAMKNFAHPGTGEMSAVDINQALDNTIMVSKNEWKYVADIVRDYDPVPTVMCLPGDINQVLLNVLINAAHAIGDVVKNSGEKGTITISTRANENELIISIADTGTGIPTEVRDKIFDPFFTTKEVGRGTGQGLAIVHDIVVERHGGSIDIESEVGKGTTFIVNLPLRNS, from the coding sequence ATGAAGACGATGCCATCATCCTCATCCGATAATTCCCGGAACACATCCGGGGCTGATAATCAGGCCCGCAGGGATGGTTCTTCTTTTTCGCGGTTGTTCAGTGTTTCACTGTTGGCGTTTTTTGTCCTGCAAGTGCTGGTAGGTACTGCGGTAATCGTTCTGTTTATCGGGAATGAAATGTCGAAAATGCAGGTCGTTAATGTCAAAAGCGAACTCAGTGGCCGCAGTCAGCGATTGATTTCCTATCTTGAGGATCGGTTGCTCATTTTACATGACTATTCGAAACTGCCGGTTTTGGTGACAGGTGTCATGCAGCCTGACGACCATTTGGCTAACACTGTGGAGTTTATAGAGTCTCTGGATTTTCTGAACAGTGAAGCACAGTTTACCCTACAGGATTTTCAAGGCAAGCTGATATATTCCAACTGGCCGTTCCGTGATTCCAGCCCTTCCGACAGTTTTCAAAAGTTGATGAATAGTGAGCTGGAAGAGGTGGTTACGAGTGTCGTTGTTCCGGAAGGGGCTCTTGATTGCTGTTATTGGAAACTGAGCGTTTCGGTAACGTATCAGGGGTTACCCGAAGGTGTATTCTCAGCGTATCTCCCTATTCGGATTGGTGAAATTTTTCCTGAGGTGAGAGAGGACGTGCGTGTCGCCCTACAGGCGGGCGGCAAGGTGATTGCTTTGAGGGGGGAAGTTGCTGAGCCAACAATTGCACTGGAATCAGACATCGGTTTTCCGGGAATCATTTTACAACAGGCGGTTAGCAAGCAGGCCATCAATGATCGGATTGAATTCCTTGTACTTGTCATGATCGCGTCCCTTGCGCTGGGTACGGGGCTTGTGTTGGGCGTTGTTCGGTATATTGGGAAAAAGATACTTCTCGTGCCTCATGAGCGTTTGCAGGCCATGCGGGATGAACTTGAAAAGGAGGTGGAAAAGCGAACTGCCGACTTGAAGATGCGGACAGTGCAACTTTCCATTGAAATCAGGGAGCGCCGGGAAGCTGAGGTCGAGGCGCGTGAGACCGGTCAACTCGTTTCGGCTCTACTGGAAGGCATCGGTGCCGCGTTTTTGATTATCGATCCCGAGAACAACAAGATTATTCGCTCCAATGCGGTGGTTCATAAAATGTTCGGCCTTGCCCCGTGGCAGCTTTCAGAACAGTCCTGTCTCGATTTGTTTTCTGGTTTTCCTGATTCCATGACAGCTTTTTCGTGTCCTGAAACAATCAATGTGGAGACATATACCGAAGGAATCGCCAAACACGTCGACGGGCATACTTTTCCTGTGTCCCGGTATCTGGTTCCAATGGAAATACAGGGACAAGCTCATATTGGCGTGATCGTATTCGATGTCACCGAGAGAAAGAATCTTGAGCGTCGGCTTAACGTCGCGCAAAAACTCGAGTCCGTCGGTGAACTTGCTTCGGGAATCGCTCATGAAATCAATACACCTATTCAATATGTCGGTGACAGTGTCCGATTTGTTCAGGAAGCGACATCCGATATTGTCGAGATATTGAAGGTCGAAGCTGAATTGATAGAGAGTTGCAAGGATGCCGGGGAGTTTCAGGAATTGATTCAGCGGATTGAGGCTCTGGCGGAGGATGCTGATCTGGAATTCGTGATTGATGAAATACCCAATGCCTGCACTCGAGCTCTTGAAGGGACTGAGCGGGTCGCCTCAATCGTCCGGGCCATGAAAAATTTTGCTCACCCCGGTACTGGGGAGATGAGCGCTGTTGATATCAATCAGGCGCTTGATAATACCATTATGGTCTCTAAAAACGAGTGGAAGTATGTTGCCGATATTGTGAGGGACTATGATCCCGTGCCAACGGTCATGTGCTTGCCGGGTGATATAAATCAGGTGTTGCTCAATGTCTTGATCAACGCAGCTCATGCAATAGGTGATGTCGTGAAAAATTCCGGAGAAAAGGGGACCATTACCATCTCGACAAGGGCCAATGAAAATGAACTCATCATCAGTATTGCCGACACCGGAACCGGTATCCCGACTGAAGTTCGTGACAAGATATTCGATCCGTTCTTCACGACCAAGGAGGTCGGCAGGGGAACAGGGCAGGGGCTGGCGATCGTGCACGACATTGTCGTGGAGCGGCATGGTGGATCAATCGACATCGAGTCCGAAGTCGGCAAGGGGACGACGTTTATTGTCAATTTGCCGTTAAGGAATAGCTAG
- a CDS encoding ABC transporter substrate-binding protein: MRAVMMILFVAVSACFLVPVSIAASPPAPLHVYLDADMTGAKASGIAIERGIRTALAEEGFRLAGRPVEVVVLDHRGNSARSLVNLKKFLSDPDAFVLFAGLHSPPLLAHKEFINDNKILTLDPWAAAGPITRPAAGDNWIFRLSVDDTKAGAVITRRAVDERGFSKPALLLENTGWGKSNLKTMTASLKMRNLTPVTVTRFEWGVSLAGAKIFLRNIRKAGADVIFLVANAPEGKTICKAMHELPASDRLPIVSHWGITGGDFPQVITAEMRKQLDLEFIQTRFSFMDMGESALGNKVFQEAVALFPEVKEPSDITAPTGFIHAFDLTRLLVAAVKQCGLTGDMSKDRAMVRHALEDLKSPVQGLIKNYQHPFRKYSFKDMDAHEALGENDYTFGRYNEDDAIILIR; this comes from the coding sequence ATGAGGGCTGTCATGATGATCCTGTTTGTTGCCGTCAGTGCTTGCTTTTTGGTTCCTGTGAGTATCGCTGCGTCACCGCCTGCCCCGCTTCATGTATATCTTGATGCAGATATGACCGGAGCAAAGGCTTCCGGGATTGCAATCGAGCGGGGCATTCGAACTGCCCTGGCAGAAGAAGGCTTTCGTTTGGCTGGCCGTCCGGTGGAAGTCGTGGTTCTTGATCACCGAGGCAACTCGGCGAGAAGCTTGGTGAATCTCAAGAAGTTTCTTTCCGATCCCGATGCATTTGTCTTGTTCGCCGGTCTGCATTCTCCTCCTTTGCTGGCACATAAGGAATTCATCAACGACAACAAGATACTGACTCTTGATCCTTGGGCCGCGGCAGGGCCGATTACCCGGCCTGCCGCTGGCGACAACTGGATTTTCCGGCTGTCTGTTGACGATACCAAGGCGGGAGCCGTCATTACTCGCCGCGCAGTGGACGAGAGAGGATTTTCAAAGCCCGCGTTGCTTCTTGAAAACACCGGCTGGGGAAAATCCAATCTGAAAACCATGACCGCAAGCCTCAAGATGCGAAACTTGACTCCCGTAACTGTCACACGTTTTGAATGGGGAGTGTCTCTCGCTGGAGCCAAAATCTTTTTGAGAAATATCAGGAAGGCTGGTGCGGATGTCATCTTTCTGGTCGCCAACGCGCCGGAAGGAAAGACGATTTGCAAGGCAATGCATGAGTTGCCCGCCTCGGACAGGCTTCCCATCGTGAGTCACTGGGGGATTACCGGCGGTGATTTTCCGCAGGTCATTACTGCTGAAATGAGGAAACAGCTGGATCTGGAGTTCATTCAGACCCGCTTTTCGTTCATGGATATGGGAGAATCAGCACTTGGAAACAAGGTTTTTCAAGAGGCTGTCGCATTGTTCCCGGAAGTGAAAGAGCCGTCGGATATTACAGCGCCGACAGGGTTCATTCATGCGTTCGATTTGACTCGCCTGCTTGTCGCGGCCGTCAAACAGTGCGGTTTGACAGGGGATATGTCCAAGGACCGTGCCATGGTTCGACATGCCTTGGAAGACCTGAAGTCACCTGTGCAGGGTTTGATAAAAAACTACCAACATCCTTTTAGAAAGTATTCATTCAAGGATATGGATGCCCATGAGGCCCTCGGGGAAAACGATTATACCTTTGGAAGGTACAATGAAGACGATGCCATCATCCTCATCCGATAA
- a CDS encoding chemotaxis protein — MSSTDTTDILLEAGTNELEIVEFYLEEEPKTDDTVELNEKDGEEKEGRKKSRKGYYGVNVAKVLEIIRMPEITEMPEVSHESVLGAFNLRSRIIPLLDLSKWLKKKRVENEPPKAIVTEFNQVTSAFMVSGVTRIHRISWEDVEAPNKYVSALSSDSITGVVKFDDRIVFILDLERIVSELNPDMRLKLDDNAEFSAETGYKALIADDSPLIREMIRDMLGQAGFRVEKTNNGRECWDRLMEIKETSMEEGRPITDYVQVIVSDIEMPMMDGHHLTKKIKEDPILKDLPVILFSSLITDKLRHRGETVGADDQVSKPEITYLAQRAAGLIEERKAASG; from the coding sequence ATGTCCTCCACCGACACCACGGACATCCTGCTTGAAGCGGGAACCAATGAGTTGGAAATTGTCGAATTCTATCTTGAAGAAGAACCCAAGACAGACGACACGGTCGAACTCAATGAAAAAGACGGCGAAGAAAAAGAAGGACGCAAAAAAAGCCGCAAGGGCTACTATGGTGTCAACGTCGCCAAGGTGCTTGAGATCATCCGCATGCCCGAGATTACCGAAATGCCCGAAGTCTCGCATGAGTCCGTACTCGGAGCCTTCAACCTTCGCTCCCGCATCATCCCCTTGCTCGACCTCTCCAAATGGCTGAAAAAGAAACGAGTGGAAAATGAACCGCCCAAGGCCATCGTGACCGAATTCAATCAGGTCACCTCGGCTTTCATGGTTTCCGGCGTTACCCGCATCCACCGCATCAGTTGGGAAGATGTCGAAGCACCGAACAAATATGTTTCCGCCCTGTCCAGCGATTCCATCACCGGAGTCGTCAAGTTTGATGACCGCATCGTCTTCATCCTTGACCTTGAACGCATCGTTTCCGAACTCAACCCGGACATGCGCCTGAAACTCGACGACAATGCCGAATTCAGCGCGGAAACCGGCTACAAGGCTCTCATCGCCGACGACTCCCCCCTTATCAGGGAAATGATTCGCGACATGCTTGGTCAGGCCGGATTCAGGGTCGAAAAGACCAACAATGGACGAGAATGCTGGGACCGCCTCATGGAGATCAAGGAAACCTCCATGGAAGAAGGCCGCCCCATTACGGATTACGTGCAGGTCATCGTCTCGGACATTGAGATGCCCATGATGGACGGCCATCACCTCACCAAGAAAATCAAGGAAGACCCGATCCTCAAAGATCTGCCAGTCATTCTTTTCTCCTCCCTCATAACCGACAAACTCCGTCACCGCGGTGAAACTGTCGGCGCTGACGATCAGGTGTCCAAACCGGAAATCACCTATCTGGCACAACGGGCCGCAGGGCTTATCGAGGAAAGAAAAGCCGCATCCGGGTAG
- a CDS encoding DMT family transporter: MKQTKSIGYVCALLATLIWSGNFVIARGLGDIVPPISLAALRWSTATFVILPFAAPIIWRERAILRKHLPHLIISALIGITVFNSFIYIAAHTTDALNMTLIATTTPAFVVVLARIFLGEPITRNRMIGLVSAVIGIITLVTRGDYTVLRDLAFRVGDIWMVAAGFLWAVYSIHLKKKPQEINQYAYLGITFFIGLLPLIPAALLEQAYYPAWSLTPTAIGAVLYIGVGASLISYMLWTKAVTIVGPTTSSFIYYSLPAFCGIEAYFILGETATWAHAIGFVFIFGGILVATHPKLNR; encoded by the coding sequence ATGAAACAAACAAAATCGATCGGTTATGTCTGTGCGCTCCTTGCGACGCTCATCTGGTCAGGCAACTTCGTTATCGCCCGAGGACTTGGTGACATCGTCCCGCCCATCTCACTGGCGGCGCTGCGCTGGTCCACTGCGACCTTCGTGATCCTTCCTTTTGCCGCTCCGATCATCTGGCGGGAACGCGCTATCCTACGCAAACATCTCCCGCACCTGATCATCTCGGCCCTCATCGGTATTACGGTCTTCAATTCATTCATATACATTGCGGCCCATACTACTGACGCACTCAACATGACGCTTATAGCCACCACGACTCCGGCTTTTGTCGTGGTATTGGCGCGCATATTTCTCGGTGAACCGATCACGCGCAATCGAATGATCGGGCTGGTCTCCGCCGTAATCGGCATCATCACACTCGTCACGCGCGGCGACTATACCGTCCTGCGGGACCTCGCCTTTCGCGTCGGGGACATCTGGATGGTTGCCGCCGGGTTCCTCTGGGCGGTTTATTCCATCCATCTCAAAAAGAAACCGCAGGAAATCAACCAATACGCTTATCTCGGCATAACGTTTTTCATCGGCCTGCTGCCGCTCATTCCCGCGGCCTTGCTGGAACAGGCGTACTATCCGGCCTGGTCACTGACACCGACCGCCATTGGAGCCGTACTGTATATCGGAGTGGGTGCTTCACTCATCTCCTACATGCTATGGACCAAGGCCGTCACGATAGTCGGACCGACCACATCCTCATTCATCTACTACTCGCTGCCCGCTTTCTGCGGTATTGAAGCCTATTTCATCCTCGGAGAGACAGCCACATGGGCACACGCCATCGGGTTCGTATTCATCTTCGGCGGGATACTTGTGGCAACGCACCCGAAGCTCAACAGATAA
- a CDS encoding HU family DNA-binding protein, protein MTKAELVAKIADKNGTSKAQAEASMNAILDIIKDELAAGNKLTLTGFGTFSVSERKARTGRNPRTGAEIKIPACKVAQFKPGKVLKEAVK, encoded by the coding sequence ATGACCAAAGCAGAACTCGTTGCCAAGATTGCCGACAAGAACGGTACTTCCAAAGCCCAGGCTGAAGCTTCCATGAATGCTATCCTCGATATCATCAAGGACGAACTGGCTGCTGGCAATAAGCTGACCCTCACCGGTTTCGGTACTTTCAGCGTCAGCGAAAGGAAAGCCCGTACCGGCCGTAACCCCCGCACTGGTGCCGAGATCAAGATTCCGGCTTGCAAGGTTGCTCAGTTCAAGCCCGGCAAGGTTCTGAAAGAAGCCGTTAAGTAA